One Streptomyces sp. RPA4-2 genomic window carries:
- the metG gene encoding methionine--tRNA ligase yields MARHLITSALPYINGIKHLGNMVGSMLPADVYSRYLRQRGHDVLYICATDEHGTPAELAAKERGIPVDAFCAQAHDAQKAVYDGFELAFDYFGRSSSGQNREITQHFARRLNENGFIEERAIRQVYSPTDGRFLPDRYVEGTCPHCGYDKARGDQCENCTRVLDPTDLINPRSAISGSTDLEVRETKHLFLLQSKLQHEVEAWVSRHEEEWPQLASSIARKWLTEGLHDRAITRDLDWGVPVPADTWPELAAEGKVFYVWFDAPIEYIGATKEWADAAPAGETRDWKSWWYEADDTVRYTEFMAKDNVPFHTVMFPATELGVREPWKKVDYVKAFNWLTYYGGKFSTSQKRGVFTDHALDILPADYWRYFLIANAPESDDSSFTWEHFTTTVNKDLADTLGNFVNRVLSFSRKRFGDEVPAGAAAGEAEAKLGEEIAGLLAEYETQMEALQFRKAAAALRALWSAGNSYLEEKAPWLEIKTDPDGAALTLRTAMNLIHLYSVVSEPFIPASAKAMRSAFALADDTAAWVSADEAKSLDAVPAGTAFTVPPVLFAKITDEDLESYKERFGGAPE; encoded by the coding sequence ATGGCTCGACACCTCATCACCAGCGCCCTTCCGTACATCAACGGGATCAAGCACCTGGGCAACATGGTGGGGTCCATGCTCCCGGCGGACGTGTACTCCCGCTACCTTCGCCAGCGCGGCCACGACGTGCTGTACATCTGCGCGACGGACGAGCACGGCACCCCGGCCGAGCTGGCGGCGAAGGAGCGGGGCATCCCCGTCGACGCGTTCTGCGCGCAGGCGCACGACGCCCAGAAGGCCGTCTACGACGGCTTCGAGCTGGCCTTCGACTACTTCGGCCGCAGCTCCAGCGGGCAGAACCGCGAGATCACCCAGCACTTCGCCCGCCGTCTGAACGAGAACGGGTTCATCGAGGAGCGCGCGATCCGTCAGGTGTACTCGCCGACGGACGGCCGCTTCCTCCCGGACCGCTACGTCGAGGGCACCTGCCCGCACTGCGGCTACGACAAGGCGCGCGGCGACCAGTGCGAGAACTGCACGCGCGTCCTGGACCCGACCGACCTGATCAACCCGCGTTCGGCGATCTCCGGCTCGACGGACCTCGAGGTCCGCGAGACGAAGCACCTCTTCCTGCTCCAGTCGAAGCTGCAGCACGAGGTCGAGGCCTGGGTCTCCCGGCACGAGGAGGAGTGGCCGCAGCTGGCGTCCTCCATCGCCCGCAAGTGGCTGACCGAGGGTCTGCACGACCGCGCGATCACCCGTGACCTGGACTGGGGCGTCCCGGTGCCCGCCGACACCTGGCCGGAACTGGCCGCCGAGGGCAAGGTCTTCTACGTCTGGTTCGACGCCCCGATCGAGTACATCGGTGCGACGAAGGAGTGGGCGGACGCGGCGCCCGCCGGCGAGACCCGCGACTGGAAGTCCTGGTGGTACGAGGCCGACGACACGGTCCGCTACACGGAGTTCATGGCGAAGGACAACGTCCCGTTCCACACGGTGATGTTCCCGGCCACGGAGCTCGGTGTCCGCGAGCCCTGGAAGAAGGTCGACTACGTCAAGGCCTTCAACTGGCTGACGTACTACGGCGGGAAGTTCTCCACGTCGCAGAAGCGCGGCGTCTTCACGGACCACGCGCTCGACATCCTGCCCGCGGACTACTGGCGCTACTTCCTCATCGCCAACGCCCCCGAGTCGGACGACTCGTCCTTCACCTGGGAGCACTTCACCACCACGGTCAACAAGGACCTCGCCGACACCCTCGGCAACTTCGTCAACCGCGTCCTGTCCTTCTCCAGGAAGCGCTTCGGCGACGAGGTCCCGGCGGGCGCGGCGGCCGGTGAGGCGGAGGCGAAGCTCGGCGAGGAGATCGCCGGTCTGCTGGCCGAGTACGAGACCCAGATGGAGGCCCTCCAGTTCCGCAAGGCGGCGGCGGCGCTGCGTGCCCTGTGGTCGGCGGGCAACTCCTACCTGGAGGAGAAGGCGCCCTGGCTGGAGATCAAGACCGACCCCGACGGCGCCGCCCTGACCCTGCGCACGGCGATGAACCTGATCCACCTCTACTCGGTGGTCTCGGAGCCCTTCATCCCCGCCTCCGCCAAGGCGATGCGCTCCGCGTTCGCGCTGGCGGACGACACGGCGGCGTGGGTGTCCGCGGACGAGGCGAAGTCCCTGGACGCCGTGCCGGCGGGCACCGCGTTCACCGTGCCCCCGGTGCTCTTCGCCAAGATCACGGACGAGGACCTGGAGTCGTACAAGGAGCGCTTCGGCGGCGCTCCGGAGTAG
- a CDS encoding SpoIIE family protein phosphatase, whose translation MRTGEPLPAVGDVLAALATGLWRWDNAQGLVTLDAEAARLLGLPAEAVTLTEAAVRARFHPADWNEVAGVVQLAVAEHTLAEVRLRVMDEHGRVLRTARSRSKPTIDPETGEFHLFGTLQEVTEPSPGTAARTPVTGDWRRSREAFLLDAGRALAEARSTAEVLRVAAGLSMPGFSPDGLAVFGAEGDRLTVVGHHGQQPGDEGPFTHMSLATDYPAAEVVRTGRAVYLSSPENYKERYPVSWPLARHFGRESWAFLPLTVAGRTMGAWMAAFMYPVRFTPDERSVLTTVARMLAQALSRAGAAETERELTDGLQRSMMPTLGPRMPGMGIAARYVPTGGGLQVGGDWYDVIPLPTGRFALVIGDVQGHDVRAAGLMGQLRIALRAYASEGHRPDAVLSRASRFLYGVTDSVTHGSSGQNGGRAADVRFATCLYVEVDPATGLLDFARAGHPDPAIRMADGTVLMRPTAGGLPLGIDPDADYPTTRLCLEPGETMLICTDGLIETGGHDLDTGWRRIRRILESHDGDLEELADALVQGVHGPSSHHTPGPLADRREDDIALVLLSRQGPGADGTVAASAPPTTRRTALTVAQTAPERIADARQQVRELLHDWGSEDQRDSAVLLVSEILTNVLVHTDDDALLVAEVTGGPGDRRMRVEVTDASDDLPHRRHPGELASSGRGLVLVEILAEAWGVDPRGEGKSIWFEFYESSTTKPDE comes from the coding sequence ATGCGCACTGGTGAGCCCCTGCCCGCCGTGGGGGACGTCCTGGCCGCCCTCGCGACCGGCCTGTGGCGCTGGGACAACGCTCAGGGGCTGGTCACCCTCGACGCGGAGGCCGCCCGCCTCCTCGGCCTGCCCGCGGAGGCGGTGACGCTCACCGAGGCCGCCGTGCGCGCCCGGTTCCACCCGGCCGACTGGAACGAGGTCGCCGGCGTCGTACAGCTCGCCGTCGCCGAGCACACGCTCGCCGAGGTGCGGTTGCGCGTCATGGACGAGCACGGCCGGGTGCTGCGGACCGCGCGCAGCCGCTCCAAGCCGACGATCGACCCGGAGACCGGGGAATTCCACCTGTTCGGCACCCTCCAAGAGGTCACCGAGCCCTCCCCCGGCACCGCCGCGCGCACCCCGGTCACCGGTGACTGGCGCCGCTCGCGCGAGGCGTTCCTGCTGGACGCGGGGCGGGCCCTGGCCGAGGCCCGGTCGACGGCGGAGGTGCTGCGGGTCGCGGCCGGCCTGTCGATGCCCGGGTTCTCGCCGGACGGGCTGGCCGTCTTCGGCGCCGAGGGCGACCGGCTCACCGTCGTCGGGCACCACGGACAGCAGCCCGGGGACGAGGGCCCCTTCACCCATATGTCGCTGGCCACGGACTATCCGGCGGCGGAGGTGGTCCGCACGGGACGGGCCGTCTATCTCTCCTCCCCCGAGAACTACAAGGAGCGCTATCCCGTCTCCTGGCCGCTGGCCCGGCACTTCGGCCGGGAGTCCTGGGCCTTTCTCCCGCTGACCGTCGCGGGCCGCACGATGGGCGCGTGGATGGCGGCGTTCATGTACCCCGTCCGCTTCACGCCCGACGAACGCTCGGTGCTGACGACCGTCGCCCGGATGCTCGCGCAAGCCCTCTCCCGGGCCGGGGCCGCCGAGACGGAACGGGAGCTCACGGACGGTCTGCAGCGCTCGATGATGCCCACCCTGGGACCGCGGATGCCGGGCATGGGCATCGCCGCGCGCTACGTCCCCACCGGCGGCGGTCTCCAGGTCGGCGGTGACTGGTACGACGTGATCCCGCTGCCGACCGGCCGCTTCGCGCTCGTCATCGGCGACGTCCAGGGCCACGACGTGCGCGCCGCCGGGCTGATGGGCCAGCTCCGCATCGCCCTGCGCGCGTACGCCTCCGAGGGCCACCGCCCGGACGCGGTCCTCTCCCGCGCGTCACGGTTCCTGTACGGGGTCACGGACTCGGTGACGCACGGCTCCAGCGGGCAGAACGGCGGCAGAGCCGCGGACGTCCGCTTCGCGACCTGTCTGTACGTCGAGGTGGACCCGGCGACCGGGCTGCTGGACTTCGCCCGCGCGGGCCATCCGGACCCCGCGATACGCATGGCCGACGGGACGGTGCTGATGCGCCCCACGGCGGGCGGACTGCCGCTCGGCATCGATCCGGACGCCGACTACCCGACGACCCGGCTCTGCCTGGAGCCCGGCGAGACCATGCTGATCTGCACCGACGGACTGATCGAGACCGGCGGCCACGACCTCGACACCGGCTGGCGCCGCATCCGCCGGATCCTGGAGTCCCACGACGGCGACCTGGAGGAGCTCGCCGACGCGCTGGTCCAGGGCGTTCACGGGCCCTCCTCGCACCACACCCCGGGACCGCTGGCCGACCGGCGCGAGGACGACATCGCGCTGGTGCTGCTGTCCCGCCAGGGCCCGGGCGCGGACGGCACGGTCGCGGCGTCGGCTCCGCCCACGACACGCCGTACCGCGCTGACCGTGGCCCAGACCGCGCCCGAGCGGATCGCGGACGCCCGCCAGCAGGTGCGCGAGCTGCTGCACGACTGGGGCTCGGAGGACCAGCGCGACTCGGCGGTCCTTCTCGTCTCCGAGATCCTGACCAACGTCCTCGTGCACACCGACGACGACGCGCTGCTGGTCGCCGAGGTGACCGGCGGGCCGGGCGACCGCCGGATGCGGGTGGAGGTCACGGACGCGAGCGACGACCTTCCGCACCGGCGCCATCCCGGTGAACTGGCGTCCTCCGGGCGGGGACTGGTGCTCGTGGAGATCCTCGCGGAGGCCTGGGGCGTGGACCCGCGCGGCGAGGGCAAGAGCATCTGGTTCGAGTTCTACGAGTCGTCCACGACCAAGCCCGACGAGTAG
- a CDS encoding SseB family protein, whose protein sequence is MYGYDQNAGAQQQQYAQPQQQMPGGYGQQPPLYPEPSPPSLADAVRAFTTGSLSAEDFQQVFATSKVYCPRGDNPGFLALHNTQQPVIPMFSSLKELRRYAGKESKFFVITGAEVIDLLPTGYGFVLDMEGEHRMVFDAKAVEQMVDFAMRRMYG, encoded by the coding sequence ATGTACGGCTACGACCAGAACGCGGGCGCTCAGCAGCAGCAGTACGCCCAGCCGCAGCAGCAGATGCCCGGCGGCTACGGCCAGCAGCCGCCGCTCTATCCCGAGCCGTCCCCGCCGTCGCTGGCGGACGCGGTCCGCGCCTTCACGACGGGATCGCTCTCCGCGGAGGACTTCCAGCAAGTCTTCGCCACCTCGAAGGTCTACTGCCCGCGCGGCGACAACCCCGGTTTCCTGGCGCTGCACAACACCCAGCAGCCGGTCATCCCCATGTTCAGCTCGCTCAAGGAGCTGCGCCGGTACGCCGGCAAGGAGTCCAAGTTCTTCGTGATCACCGGTGCGGAGGTGATCGACCTGCTGCCCACCGGCTACGGCTTCGTGCTCGACATGGAGGGTGAGCACCGCATGGTCTTCGACGCGAAGGCCGTGGAGCAGATGGTGGACTTCGCCATGCGCCGCATGTACGGCTAG
- a CDS encoding acyl-CoA dehydrogenase, which yields MGHYKSNLRDIEFNLFEVLGRDKLYGTGPFAEMDTDTAKSILEELTRLSENELAASFTDADRNPPVFDPETNTAPVPASFKKSYQAFMDSEYWRLGLPEEIGGSTAPRSLIWAYAELVLGANPAVWMYSSGPAFAGILFEEGTEVQKHIAKIAVDKQWGSTMVLTEPDAGSDVGAGRTKAVQQADGSWHIEGVKRFITSGEHDMSENILHYVLARPEGAGPGTKGLSLFLVPKYEFDFETGELGARNGAYATNVEHKMGLKASNTCEMTFGDRHPAKGWLIGDKHDGIRQMFRIIEFARMMVGTKAISTLSTGYLNALEYAKERVQGPDLANFMDKTAPKVTITHHPDVRRSLMTQKAYAEGMRALVLHTAAIQDDIQVKEAAGEDTAALEALNDLLLPIVKGYGSEKGYEQLAQSLQTFGGSGFLQEYPIEQYIRDAKIDTLYEGTTAIQGQDFFFRKIVRNQGTALNSLAEDIKKFLALATGGEELSAAREQLAKAAVELEAIVGLMLTDLAATEQDVKNIYKVGLNTTRLLLASGDVVVGYLLLRGAAVAAEKLETASAKDRPFYTGKIAAAKFFAANVLPGVTGVRKLAEGVDLDLMELDEAAF from the coding sequence ATGGGGCACTACAAGTCGAATCTCCGCGACATCGAGTTCAACCTCTTCGAGGTGCTCGGGCGCGACAAGCTGTACGGCACCGGACCGTTCGCGGAGATGGACACGGACACCGCCAAGAGCATCCTGGAGGAGCTCACGCGCCTCTCGGAGAACGAGCTGGCCGCGTCCTTCACCGACGCCGACCGCAACCCTCCCGTCTTCGACCCCGAGACCAACACCGCCCCGGTCCCGGCCTCCTTCAAGAAGTCGTACCAGGCGTTCATGGACTCCGAGTACTGGCGTCTGGGCCTGCCCGAGGAGATCGGCGGCTCCACCGCCCCCCGCTCGCTCATCTGGGCCTACGCGGAACTCGTGCTCGGCGCCAACCCCGCCGTCTGGATGTACTCCTCGGGCCCGGCCTTCGCCGGCATCCTCTTCGAGGAGGGCACCGAGGTCCAGAAGCACATCGCGAAGATCGCCGTCGACAAGCAGTGGGGCTCCACCATGGTCCTCACCGAGCCCGACGCGGGCTCGGACGTCGGCGCCGGCCGCACCAAGGCCGTCCAGCAGGCGGACGGCTCCTGGCACATCGAGGGCGTCAAGCGCTTCATCACGTCCGGTGAGCACGACATGTCGGAGAACATCCTCCACTACGTGCTCGCCCGCCCCGAGGGCGCCGGACCGGGCACCAAGGGCCTCTCCCTCTTCCTCGTCCCGAAGTACGAGTTCGACTTCGAGACCGGCGAGCTGGGCGCGCGCAACGGCGCGTACGCGACGAACGTCGAGCACAAGATGGGCCTGAAGGCGTCCAACACCTGCGAGATGACCTTCGGCGACCGTCACCCGGCCAAGGGCTGGCTGATCGGCGACAAGCACGACGGCATCCGCCAGATGTTCCGCATCATCGAGTTCGCCCGCATGATGGTCGGCACGAAGGCCATCTCGACGCTCTCGACGGGCTACCTGAACGCGCTGGAGTACGCCAAGGAGCGCGTCCAAGGCCCGGACCTCGCGAACTTCATGGACAAGACCGCGCCCAAGGTCACCATCACGCACCACCCGGACGTGCGCCGCTCGCTGATGACGCAGAAGGCGTACGCCGAGGGCATGCGCGCCCTGGTGCTGCACACCGCGGCGATCCAGGACGACATCCAGGTCAAGGAGGCCGCCGGCGAGGACACCGCCGCGCTGGAGGCCCTCAACGACCTGCTCCTGCCGATCGTGAAGGGCTACGGCTCCGAGAAGGGCTACGAGCAGCTCGCCCAGTCCCTGCAGACCTTCGGCGGCTCCGGCTTCCTGCAGGAGTACCCGATCGAGCAGTACATCCGCGACGCCAAGATCGACACCCTGTACGAGGGCACCACCGCGATCCAGGGCCAGGACTTCTTCTTCCGGAAGATCGTCCGCAACCAGGGCACGGCACTGAACTCGCTCGCCGAGGACATCAAGAAGTTCCTGGCGCTCGCCACCGGCGGCGAGGAGCTGTCCGCGGCCCGCGAGCAGCTCGCCAAGGCGGCCGTCGAGCTGGAGGCCATCGTCGGCCTCATGCTCACCGACCTCGCCGCGACCGAGCAGGACGTCAAGAACATCTACAAGGTGGGCCTGAACACCACCCGCCTCCTCCTCGCCTCCGGTGACGTGGTCGTCGGCTACCTGCTGCTGCGCGGTGCCGCGGTCGCCGCCGAGAAGCTGGAGACGGCGTCGGCGAAGGACAGGCCCTTCTACACCGGCAAGATCGCCGCCGCGAAGTTCTTCGCCGCGAACGTACTGCCCGGCGTCACCGGCGTGCGCAAGCTGGCCGAGGGCGTGGACCTGGACCTGATGGAGCTGGACGAAGCGGCGTTCTGA
- a CDS encoding pirin family protein, whose amino-acid sequence MPAVTVENPLTLPRVVAPADAVARPVLTVTTAPSGFEGEGFPVRRAFAGINYRHLDPFIMMDQMGEVEYAPGEPKGTPWHPHRGFETVTYIIDGIFDHQDSNGGGGTITNGDTQWMTAGAGLLHIEAPPESLVMSGGLFHGLQLWVNLPAKDKMMAPRYQDIRGRSVQLLSTPDGGALLRVIAGELDGHEGPGVTHTPITMVHATVAPGAEITLPWREDFNGLAYVLAGRGSVGTERRPVRTGQTAVFGAGGSLTVRADEKQDANTPDLEVVLLGGQPIREPMAHYGPFVMNTREELQQAVEDFQKGRLGTIPAVHGMSERGL is encoded by the coding sequence ATGCCTGCAGTGACCGTCGAAAACCCGCTGACCCTTCCCCGTGTGGTGGCGCCGGCCGACGCCGTGGCCCGTCCCGTGCTCACCGTGACGACCGCGCCCAGCGGCTTCGAGGGCGAGGGATTCCCGGTCCGTCGCGCGTTCGCCGGGATCAACTACCGCCACCTCGACCCGTTCATCATGATGGACCAGATGGGTGAGGTGGAGTACGCGCCGGGAGAGCCCAAGGGCACCCCCTGGCACCCGCACCGCGGCTTCGAGACCGTGACCTACATCATCGACGGGATCTTCGACCACCAGGACTCCAACGGTGGGGGCGGCACCATCACCAACGGGGACACCCAGTGGATGACCGCCGGCGCCGGCCTCCTGCACATCGAGGCCCCGCCGGAGTCGCTCGTCATGTCCGGTGGCCTCTTCCACGGCCTCCAGCTGTGGGTGAACCTCCCGGCCAAGGACAAGATGATGGCGCCGAGGTACCAGGACATCCGCGGGCGCTCGGTGCAGCTGCTGAGCACCCCCGACGGCGGCGCGCTGCTGCGTGTCATCGCCGGTGAGCTCGACGGCCACGAGGGTCCCGGTGTCACGCACACGCCGATCACCATGGTCCACGCGACCGTGGCACCCGGCGCCGAGATCACCCTGCCCTGGCGCGAGGACTTCAACGGTCTCGCCTACGTCCTCGCCGGACGCGGCAGCGTCGGCACGGAGCGCCGTCCGGTCCGCACCGGCCAGACCGCGGTCTTCGGCGCTGGCGGCTCGCTGACCGTCCGCGCGGACGAGAAGCAGGACGCGAACACCCCGGACCTGGAGGTCGTCCTCCTCGGCGGACAGCCGATCCGTGAGCCCATGGCCCACTACGGCCCCTTCGTGATGAACACCCGCGAGGAGCTGCAGCAGGCCGTCGAGGACTTCCAGAAGGGCCGCCTGGGCACCATCCCGGCGGTGCACGGAATGTCCGAGCGCGGGCTGTAA
- a CDS encoding intradiol ring-cleavage dioxygenase, producing MTERQEPPHIRNLTRREVIVAGGAAVAAVGVAGGLAVDAFADGGKADASASAGATVACYTLTSETTEGPYYIDADKIRQDIREGQEGIPLTLRLKVIDADTCRPVKNAAVDIWHCTALGIYSGYEAMGSGGGGGGGTPPSGSPPGVPSGTPTGEPPSGGPSGGTGGGHSEPTDDERYLRGTWKTDQHGQVTFKTVFPGWYRGRAVHIHTKVHVDGAWTDAGYEGGHTCHTGQFFFDEKSVLAAATVSPYSTNTATRTTLTEDTIYPQNSHTGGLLYLTYDRKHPARGVRAHLTLGVAPDETHDSTDTVPGGTASASASASSS from the coding sequence ATGACTGAGAGACAAGAACCGCCACACATACGGAACTTGACCCGACGTGAGGTCATCGTCGCAGGTGGAGCGGCTGTCGCCGCGGTGGGCGTGGCAGGCGGGCTCGCCGTGGACGCGTTCGCGGACGGGGGGAAGGCCGACGCCTCCGCTTCCGCGGGCGCGACGGTGGCGTGCTACACGCTCACCTCGGAGACCACCGAGGGTCCTTACTACATCGACGCGGACAAGATCCGTCAGGACATCAGGGAGGGCCAGGAGGGCATTCCGCTGACCCTCCGGCTCAAGGTGATCGACGCGGACACGTGCAGACCCGTGAAGAACGCGGCGGTCGACATCTGGCACTGCACCGCGCTGGGCATCTACTCCGGTTACGAGGCGATGGGCAGCGGCGGTGGCGGTGGTGGGGGCACGCCGCCCTCCGGTTCCCCGCCCGGCGTCCCCTCGGGCACGCCCACGGGCGAGCCTCCGTCCGGCGGGCCCTCCGGCGGCACGGGCGGTGGGCACTCCGAGCCGACCGACGACGAGCGCTACCTCCGGGGAACCTGGAAGACCGACCAGCACGGCCAGGTCACCTTCAAGACGGTCTTCCCGGGGTGGTACCGGGGCCGTGCCGTGCACATCCACACGAAGGTCCACGTCGACGGCGCCTGGACCGACGCGGGCTACGAGGGCGGGCACACCTGCCACACGGGCCAGTTCTTCTTCGACGAGAAGTCCGTCCTGGCGGCGGCGACGGTCTCGCCGTACTCCACGAACACCGCCACCCGCACCACGCTGACCGAGGACACGATCTACCCGCAGAACAGTCACACGGGCGGGCTCCTGTACCTCACGTACGACAGGAAGCACCCGGCAAGGGGAGTGCGCGCGCACCTGACGCTGGGCGTGGCCCCGGACGAGACGCACGACAGCACGGACACGGTGCCGGGCGGGACGGCCTCGGCTTCGGCTTCGGCTTCGTCGAGCTGA
- a CDS encoding AI-2E family transporter, producing the protein MQLLSEGVRRLAAWCVVILLVAGVAWVGIRLCGELRTAVVPVLLALLGTALLRPLYRRLVNMRVQRSLAAGLTCVAVVVVVGGAVYIVVAALIDTGDQILASLKQAARSVAEHFGAPGTSLDDLTSHSRELLTKFGGAAASNVISGVSLVGESIAVAVLALLLVFFFLRDSHRAAGLLRSLSPRGTADTVEAMARRAFGAVEGFMRGTTLIALIDALCITVGLLILRVPGAVGLGALVFVGAYIPYLGAFISGAVAVLVALADRGLVIALWALGVVLAVQVLEGHVLQPMIQSRTVQMHPAVVLLAITAGASVAGILGMLFSVPLTAAAFGIISELRRRYSSGLVVDDS; encoded by the coding sequence GTGCAGCTACTCTCCGAGGGCGTCCGGCGGCTGGCGGCCTGGTGTGTCGTGATCCTGCTCGTCGCCGGTGTGGCGTGGGTCGGGATCCGGCTGTGCGGGGAGCTGCGGACGGCGGTCGTGCCCGTGCTGCTCGCGCTGCTGGGCACCGCGCTGCTGCGCCCGCTGTACCGGCGGCTGGTGAACATGCGGGTGCAGCGGTCACTGGCCGCGGGGCTCACCTGTGTCGCGGTCGTCGTGGTGGTGGGCGGGGCGGTCTACATCGTCGTCGCCGCGCTCATCGACACCGGGGACCAGATCCTCGCCTCGCTCAAACAGGCCGCGCGGTCCGTCGCCGAGCACTTCGGCGCGCCGGGCACCTCCCTCGACGACCTCACCTCGCACTCCAGGGAACTGCTGACCAAGTTCGGCGGGGCGGCCGCGTCCAACGTCATCAGCGGGGTCAGCCTGGTCGGCGAGAGCATCGCCGTGGCCGTGCTGGCCCTGCTGCTCGTGTTCTTCTTCCTCCGCGACTCCCACCGCGCCGCCGGCCTGCTGCGCTCGCTCTCGCCCCGCGGCACCGCCGACACCGTGGAAGCCATGGCCCGCCGCGCCTTCGGAGCCGTCGAGGGCTTCATGCGCGGGACCACCCTCATCGCCCTGATCGACGCTCTGTGCATCACCGTCGGGCTGCTGATCCTGCGCGTCCCGGGTGCGGTCGGGCTCGGCGCGCTCGTCTTCGTGGGCGCGTACATCCCCTACCTGGGCGCGTTCATCTCCGGCGCGGTGGCGGTGCTGGTCGCGCTCGCCGACCGGGGGCTGGTGATCGCGCTGTGGGCGCTCGGGGTCGTCCTCGCCGTGCAGGTACTGGAAGGGCACGTGCTGCAGCCGATGATCCAGAGCCGCACCGTGCAGATGCACCCGGCGGTCGTGCTGCTGGCGATCACGGCGGGCGCGTCCGTCGCGGGGATCCTGGGAATGCTGTTCTCCGTACCGCTGACGGCGGCCGCCTTCGGGATCATCTCGGAGCTGCGCAGGCGCTACTCGTCGGGCTTGGTCGTGGACGACTCGTAG
- the aspS gene encoding aspartate--tRNA ligase: MHRYRSHTCGELRASDVDSDVRLSGWLHNRRDLGGILFIDLRDHYGITQLVARPGTPAYEALDKVSKESTVRVDGRVVSRGAENVNPDLPTGEVEVEVSDVELLGAAAPLPFTINAEDGVNEERRLEYRFLDLRRERMHRNILLRTAVISAIRHKMTALGFNEMATPILSATSPEGARDFVVPSRLNPGRFYALPQAPQQFKQLLMISGFDRYFQIAPCFRDEDARADRSPGEFYQLDVEMSFVEQEDVFQPIEKLMTELFEEFGGDRHVTSPFPRIPFRESMLKYGSDKPDLRAQLELVDITDIFAGSEFKAFAGKHVRALPVPDVSGQSRKFFDGLGDYAVEQGAKGLAWVRVGEDGSLTGPIAKFLTEENVAELTKRLSLAPGHAVFFGAGEFDEVSKIMGAVRVEAAKRSGNFEENVFRFCWIVDFPMYEKDEDTGKIDFSHNPFSMPQGGLEALETQDPLDILGWQYDIVCNGVELSSGAIRNHEPDIMLKAFEIAGYDRETVEEQFAGMLRAFRFGAPPHGGIAPGVDRIVMLLADEPNIRETIAFPLNGNAQDLMMGAPTELDESRLRELHLSVRKPQPK; the protein is encoded by the coding sequence ATGCATCGGTACAGGTCCCACACCTGCGGCGAGCTCCGCGCCTCTGACGTCGACAGCGACGTCCGGCTGAGCGGCTGGCTGCACAATCGCCGAGACCTGGGCGGCATCCTCTTCATCGATCTGCGTGATCACTACGGCATCACGCAGCTCGTCGCCCGCCCCGGCACCCCCGCCTACGAGGCCCTCGACAAGGTCTCCAAGGAGTCGACGGTCCGCGTCGACGGCAGGGTCGTCTCCCGCGGCGCGGAGAACGTCAACCCCGACCTGCCCACCGGCGAGGTCGAGGTCGAGGTGAGCGACGTCGAGCTGCTCGGCGCGGCCGCTCCGCTCCCGTTCACCATCAACGCCGAGGACGGCGTCAACGAGGAGCGGCGCCTGGAGTACCGCTTCCTCGACCTGCGCCGCGAGCGCATGCACCGCAACATCCTGCTGCGCACGGCCGTGATCTCCGCGATCCGTCACAAGATGACGGCGCTGGGCTTCAACGAGATGGCGACCCCGATCCTCAGCGCCACCTCCCCGGAGGGTGCCCGCGACTTCGTCGTGCCGTCCCGCCTCAACCCGGGCAGGTTCTACGCGCTGCCGCAGGCGCCGCAGCAGTTCAAGCAGCTGCTGATGATCTCCGGCTTCGACCGCTACTTCCAGATCGCGCCCTGTTTCCGCGACGAGGACGCGCGTGCGGACCGCTCGCCGGGCGAGTTCTACCAGCTCGACGTGGAGATGTCCTTCGTCGAGCAGGAGGACGTCTTCCAGCCGATCGAGAAGCTGATGACGGAGCTCTTCGAGGAGTTCGGCGGGGACCGCCACGTCACCTCCCCGTTCCCGCGGATCCCGTTCCGTGAGTCGATGCTGAAGTACGGCTCCGACAAGCCGGATCTGCGGGCCCAGCTGGAGCTGGTCGACATCACCGACATCTTCGCGGGCTCGGAGTTCAAGGCCTTCGCCGGCAAGCACGTGCGCGCGCTGCCGGTGCCGGACGTCTCCGGCCAGAGCCGGAAGTTCTTCGACGGCCTCGGCGACTACGCGGTCGAGCAGGGTGCGAAGGGCCTGGCCTGGGTGCGGGTGGGCGAGGACGGCTCGCTGACGGGCCCGATCGCCAAGTTCCTGACCGAGGAGAACGTGGCGGAGCTGACGAAGCGGCTGTCGCTGGCCCCCGGCCACGCGGTGTTCTTCGGCGCGGGCGAGTTCGACGAGGTCTCGAAGATCATGGGCGCGGTGCGGGTCGAGGCCGCGAAGCGCTCGGGCAACTTCGAGGAGAACGTCTTCCGGTTCTGCTGGATCGTCGACTTCCCGATGTACGAGAAGGACGAGGACACCGGGAAGATCGACTTCTCGCACAACCCGTTCTCGATGCCCCAGGGTGGCCTGGAGGCCCTGGAGACCCAGGACCCGCTGGACATCCTGGGCTGGCAGTACGACATCGTCTGCAACGGCGTCGAGCTGTCCTCCGGCGCGATCCGGAACCACGAGCCCGACATCATGCTCAAGGCCTTCGAGATCGCGGGCTACGACCGTGAGACCGTCGAGGAGCAGTTCGCCGGGATGCTCCGCGCCTTCCGCTTCGGCGCCCCGCCGCACGGCGGCATCGCCCCGGGCGTCGACCGCATCGTCATGCTCCTCGCGGACGAGCCGAACATCCGCGAGACCATCGCGTTCCCGCTGAACGGCAACGCGCAGGACCTGATGATGGGCGCGCCGACGGAGCTGGACGAGAGTCGTCTGCGGGAGCTGCACCTCTCGGTGCGCAAGCCGCAGCCGAAGTAG